The following are encoded in a window of Sminthopsis crassicaudata isolate SCR6 chromosome 3, ASM4859323v1, whole genome shotgun sequence genomic DNA:
- the PNRC2 gene encoding proline-rich nuclear receptor coactivator 2 codes for MGGGERFDIPVSQSRNVSKNQQEQQLNKQKNKDQNPQMKTVPKKKERGHSCNSSAPAWQAVQNGGKNGHFSNNQNWNSSLATSDLFLKSQTNQNYAGAKFSEPPSPSVLPKPPSHWVTVSLNSSDKEIMTFQLKTLLKVQL; via the coding sequence ATGGGTGGTGGAGAGAGATTTGACATTCCAGTTTCCCAATCTAGAAATGTTAGTAAGAACCAACAAGAACAACAACTTAAtaagcaaaagaacaaggatcAGAATCCCCAGATGAAGACTGTTcctaagaagaaagaaagaggacatTCCTGTAATTCATCTGCACCTGCATGGCAGGCTGTCCAAAATGGGGGGAAGAATGgtcatttttcaaataatcaaaattgGAATTCCAGCTTAGCGacttcagatttatttttaaaatcccaaactAATCAGAACTACGCCGGAGCCAAATTTAGTGAGCCCCCTTCACCAAGTGTTCTGCCTAAACCTCCCAGTCACTGGGTTACAGTTTCCTTGAATTCTTCTGATAAAGAAATAATGACCTTTCAACTGAAAACCTTACTTAAAGTCCAGTTGTGA